A genomic segment from Aegilops tauschii subsp. strangulata cultivar AL8/78 chromosome 1, Aet v6.0, whole genome shotgun sequence encodes:
- the LOC141020555 gene encoding subtilisin-like protease 4 translates to MASLANLMISLFSLTLMLLHAPAPAVCDDQGAGLSPSHRTYIVMLRPPVEAGSEDDHRWWQDSFLPTPLAGSDEPRLIHSYTEVFTGFAVRLTEDDLAMVSQRNEFVRAFPDHLWRPSTTHTPKFLGLEKDAGLWRDTNYGQGVIIGVLDTGIYAEHPSFDDSGIPPPPSKWKGSCHGAARCNNKLVGAKFHNFNANDSGDDTGHGTHTSSTAAGNFVSDASAHGLGRGTAAGIAPHAHLAMYRVCTILGCAASDIVAGLDEAVKDGVDVLSLSLGPFYDVSFTDDPVAIGSLSAVAKGVVVVAAAGNNGPRSFIANSAPWLLTVAAGSVDRSFKTVLQLGNGKHISGEAFNQTANSSSKSVPLYWNKHCKSSLAGRNVAGKIVICHNTGPMNDTGASINQSDISGIMSAGAAGIVLINRKDAGFTTLLEDYGSNVVQVTVADGNNIIEYARATSKASGKVIYKNNVLGVRPSPTVAAFSSRGPSTFSPGVLKPDILAPGLNIIAAWPPLTILGSGPFNIRSGTSMSTPHVSGIAALVKSSHPDWSAAAIKSAILTTADITDSAGGPILDEQHQRATAYAMGAGHANPIKAIDPGLVYDLSITEYAGYICALLGDQGLATIARDLTLSCKMLPKIPEAQLNYPSITVPLRTRPFTVNRTVTNVGPINSVYTLKMEVPKSLTVRVYPETLVFSKVGQKTTFSITVSRHRNVGSKALQGSLSWVSKKHVVRSPIVASPLL, encoded by the coding sequence ATGGCATCCTTGGCCAACCTCATGATCTCACTTTTCTCGCTCACCCTCATGCTCCTGCATGCTCCTGCACCTGCGGTATGCGACGACCAAGGTGCAGGCCTCTCTCCAAGCCATCGCACATACATTGTGATGCTGAGGCCACCCGTCGAAGCGGGCAGCGAGGACGACCACCGCTGGTGGCAGGATTCCTTCCTGCCAACACCTCTCGCCGGCTCCGATGAGCCACGCCTCATCCATAGCTACACTGAGGTCTTCACGGGGTTTGCCGTGAGGCTCACCGAAGACGACCTCGCCATGGTGTCCCAGAGGAACGAGTTTGTGCGGGCGTTTCCAGACCATCTCTGGCGCCCCAGCACCACTCACACTCCGAAGTTCCTCGGACTGGAGAAAGATGCCGGGCTGTGGAGGGACACCAACTATGGCCAAGGAGTCATAATCGGGGTCCTGGACACCGGCATATACGCAGAGCACCCTTCCTTTGATGACAGTGGCATCCCGCCACCCCCATCAAAGTGGAAGGGCTCATGCCATGGCGCTGCACGCTGCAACAATAAGTTGGTAGGTGCCAAATTCCATAATTTCAATGCAAATGATTCCGGAGATGACACGGGGCATGGAACACATACCTCGTCCACCGCAGCTGGGAACTTCGTCAGTGATGCCTCGGCCCACGGCCTCGGCAGGGGCACAGCCGCCGGGATTGCTCCACATGCACACTTGGCCATGTACAGGGTGTGCACAATTCTTGGGTGTGCAGCCTCGGACATAGTAGCTGGGTTAGATGAGGCTGTCAAAGATGGTGTTGATGTGCTCTCACTCTCCCTCGGCCCCTTTTATGATGTCAGCTTCACTGATGACCCAGTTGCCATTGGCTCACTCAGTGCGGTAGCAAAGGGCGTTGTTGTCGTGGCTGCAGCCGGGAACAACGGGCCAAGGTCCTTTATTGCCAACTCTGCACCATGGTTGCTCACAGTTGCAGCTGGCTCGGTGGACCGAAGCTTCAAGACCGTTCTGCAGCTTGGCAACGGCAAGCACATCAGTGGGGAAGCTTTCAACCAGACTGCAAATTCAAGCTCCAAGTCCGTTCCTCTGTATTGGAACAAACACTGCAAGTCATCATTGGCTGGAAGAAATGTGGCTGGCAAAATTGTGATTTGCCATAACACAGGACCAATGAATGACACTGGAGCAAGCATCAACCAGTCTGacatcagtggcatcatgagtgCCGGGGCGGCTGGCATAGTCCTGATCAACAGGAAAGATGCTGGCTTCACCACCCTTCTGGAGGACTATGGCAGTAATGTTGTGCAGGTGACCGTGGCTGATGGCAACAATATCATAGAGTATGCAAGGGCAACAAGCAAAGCCAGTGGCAAAGTCATATACAAGAACAATGTGCTTGGTGTCCGTCCATCTCCCACTGTCGCGGCATTCTCATCCCGCGGTCCCAGCACGTTCAGCCCCGGTGTGCTAAAGCCAGATATATTAGCACCCGGGCTCAACATCATTGCTGCATGGCCACCACTCACGATTCTTGGATCTGGGCCATTCAACATTAGATCAGGGACATCCATGTCGACTCCACATGTCAGTGGAATCGCTGCGCTTGTCAAGAGCTCCCATCCTGATTGGTCTGCTGCTGCTATCAAGTCAGCCATCCTAACCACAGCTGACATCACAGACAGCGCTGGTGGCCCGATCTTGGACGAGCAGCATCAGAGGGCAACCGCGTATGCCATGGGTGCTGGCCATGCCAATCCTATAAAAGCTATTGATCCGGGCCTTGTGTATGACCTTAGCATCACTGAATATGCTGGCTACATATGTGCTCTCCTCGGTGATCAAGGCTTGGCAACCATTGCGCGTGACCTGACGTTGTcctgcaaaatgcttcccaagaTACCAGAGGCACAATTGAACTACCCATCCATAACAGTGCCACTCAGGACAAGGCCATTCACGGTGAACAGAACCGTGACAAATGTGGGGCCAATAAATTCAGTATACACACTGAAGATGGAGGTTCCCAAGTCTCTCACAGTGCGAGTCTACCCAGAGACGCTGGTGTTCTCCAAGGTTGGACAAAAGACAACATTCAGCATTACGGTGAGCAGGCATCGCAATGTCGGGTCAAAGGCCTTGCAGGGAAGTTTGAGCTGGGTGTCCAAAAAGCATGTTGTGCGTAGTCCGATCGTGGCTTCTCCTCTGTTGTAA
- the LOC141031235 gene encoding uncharacterized protein, translating to MASPHSSNSNPFAGPEPDATAVRDLDIHTRVPIKLDQSNSSYYAWKTYFNLVFREYHLLEHVDGSVDGDIMAGDPDWAAIEASLIRWLYLTVTPDIFHTVVSEDDDACTVWTKINALFTDNKLQRLVFLQQ from the coding sequence ATGGCGTCTCCCCACTCCAGCAACTCAAACCCGTTCGCCGGACCTGAGCCTGACGCCACCGCCGTTCGCGATCTTGACATCCACACCCGCGTCCCCATCAAGCTCGACCAATCCAACTCATCGTACTACGCATGGAAGACCTACTTCAACCTCGTCTTTCGCGAGTATCACCTCCTCGAGCACGTCGACGGGTCCGTTGATGGCGACATCATGGCGGGCGATCCAGACTGGGCGGCCATTGAGGCCTCCCTCATCCGGTGGCTCTACCTCACCGTCACGCCGGACATCTTCCACACGGTCGTCTCGGAGGATGACGACGCGTGTACCGTGTGGACCAAGATCAACGCCCTCTTCACTGATAATAAGCTTCAACGTCTCGTGTTTTTGCAGCAGTAA